The sequence GTGGAGTACTACGAGGCCACCGGCGACGCGTCCGCCCAGGTGGGCTGGACGTTGCAGTCCGGGAGCACGCCCGGCGTGGGCGGCGTCCCCAATCCGCCCACGGGCTGGGTGCTGGACCTCCAGGACGACTTCAACTCGCTGGACTGGAACAAGTGGAAGCAATGGCAGACGAACGTGCCGCTCAACCACACGGTCATGGTGATGAACACGCAGAGCCAGTGCGTGACGGTCAATGGCCAGCTGGAGATGCGCGCCCGCAAGCGCAATGACGGCTCGGGCATCTGGGACGGCTGCTACCTGGACCAGGGCACGTGGTGGGACGAGCAGAACTGGCGGCCCGCGCATCCCGGCTACGCGGACTACCAGGTGTCGTTCAAGGCGGACCTGCCTCCGGGCATTGGCACGGGCATGTACTTCCTCATGTGGCCCATCGCGGAGAGCTGGGGCGGGACGCCCTGGCCGCCGGAGCTGGACATCGTCGAGCTGCCCAACAACGACGGCACCAACGTCATGACCACCTGGCACTGGGACCCGGACAACAAGCAGTCAGAAATCCGCCCCACCGTGGACCGACGCAATGGCAAACAGTGGGTCTACACCGCTCGCCGCGTGGGCAATGACATCCGGATGTGGATTGGCGACCCGGCGACCAACGCCATCCGCGAGATTCCCCTGCCGGCCGCGTTCTCCAACAACCCGGACTACAAGCGGATGCTGGTGGGCATGGCGAACTTCGTGGCCTCCACCTGGGCCCTCACCGGCAGCGGGTCCGCGTTCTGGTACGGCGACGCGAACACCACGGGCTCCACGGCATGGACCGCGCGCATCGACTACGTGAAGGTCTGGAAGCCGGGCCCGGGCATGAGCGGGCAGTAGCGCCTCGCATCCCGGCGCGGACGACTCAGGGCAGGTCGTCCGCGCCGCGCGGCTCCTTCACGGGCTGGCCGTTCTGCTCCCGCCGGGCGCGGCCCACGGCCTCGTACACCGCCATGCGGGCCCGCATGATGCCGCCCAGGGGCCGGTGCGCGGCCAGGCTGTGCGACGGGCTGAACAGCATCGCCTCGTCCACCGCGTCCTGGAGCGCCGGGTCATACGCATCCTGCGCGGGCAGCACCAGCCGGGCCACGGGCTGATAGGGGCTCTCCGACTCGGGCCACTCCGCGTTGGCGTTCTCCACCGGCATCCGCGTGAGGTCCGTGCACAGTTGCACGCCCATCACGAACTCCGCCGGGTGCTCGCGGAAGAACGCCACCACCGCCTGGCGCAGTCCATCGAAGTCGCGCACGTCCAGCTTCGCGTCCTTCAGCGCCTGGAGCCCGGGCGAGTCGGGCACCACGTTGAGCTTCGCGATGAAGTCCCCGTACCGGAGCGGCGCCTGGCTGTAGTACGGCTCGCCCAGCGGGTGCAGGAAGGGGTGGCCGAAGAAGTCCAGCACCGCGCTGTGCGCTCCCACCGTGCCCAGCCCCGTGTTCGTGGCCAGCGACACCGCGGACACCACGCCCTTCACGGCCTGCGGCGTCCGGGGCGCGAGGTGCTCCACCGGGGCAATCTGCGCGAGGAACGCCTTGGGGCCCACGGCGTTGAACACCTTGCCGGTGTCCAGGAGCAGGTCCTGCGTCGTCTCTCCCGCGTGGCCGGGCAGCATGGGCCCCAGGCCGTCCACGCCCAGGACCTTGAGGGCCATGCCGCGCGGACCGGAGACGCGCCGGTCGTCGTCCAGGTCTCCGGGCACGTGCGACAGCCGCGCCACCACGGGATACGTGCGGGCCTGCGCGAACAGGCCCTGGCGCAGGTGCGCGGGCAGCCCTTCCAGCACGCGCAGCTCCCCCTTCACCAGCCCGTGGGCCTTGGCGTGCGCGGCGCGCACGGTGCGGCCGTGCTTGGGGCGCGTCAGGGCCATGCCCTCGAGCATCGCGGCGATGAGCTTCTCGATGACCTCCGCTTCGTCGAGCTCCACCGCCTCGACGTCGTCGCGGTAGCGGACGTAGCCGCTCGGTGCCTGCTGTGACTCGGACTCGCTCATGGCCGGACCGTCCTGGACCTCCGGCGCTGGAAGTAGGCGCCGGGCCCCCTCGCGTCAGGTTTCCTGGCGCCTTCGGGGCCCGGAAGGTCCGCTGCTGGATGCTCCGAAGGCGCGGAGTGGTGACCATCGCACACTTAAGACTGGCTACATTCCGCTCAACGTAGCCCGTCCTGATTCTCCAGAACGCTCTGGACTTCGCCATTGCAAGCATCGCCCTGCCTTGGCGATCCGCATCCACAATCTACACAACACCAGAAACGAGTAGCACAAGGCTACATCCAAATAGCCTGCGCTACAACATTGCGGAACCGCTGCAGCGTAGCGTCACCCACAGAATCAAGCTGTTTGAGTTGATACTCAGAGGCATTCGCCAACTGACCAACGGTGACAATGCCCGCCTCACGCAGCACAGCTATCTTCTGAGAAGTCAGCCCATACGGGTAAGCCCTTGACTTCGCCAACTTCTCAACCGGCTCATTAAATATCAAAAGATCCGCATCCTCGGCAAGCAACGGAAGCTCGATTGAAGAAAGCTTCGAGCCACGCACATGATAACCAATAGGTTCCTCACGCTCATGCCATCGCTCAAATATTTCCGACGTAAGCCTCGAACCAGGAACCTGCTCAAGCAGATTGCAAAGGTTCAGCACAAATCGCGTCCCACGCCCCCCAGACTTCATCGCCCGCGAAGCTTCGCGACGAGACACAAATCCAACATACTCGAGAATCTCAAAAGGCTTTGACAACCGCGAAATAATATCCCGATGCACCAAAACACTACGGCGCCCCTTTGCCCCGCTCTCCTGAAAAATTGCCTCAGCAATCTCCCTAGACGGATCCACCATGGGCACATATTTCCCAAGTTTCGGCGCAACCTCCTCAAACAACGGCCAGTAATAATTCGTCGCCAGTCGCAACATCGTATCGCCAAGTGCCTTAAGGCCGACACTTTCACCGCTCAAATTATCAATCACATCATTACACGCAAAAACAAACCCCCTCATGTTCCCAACAACACTCTGAGCAAGAAACCCTGCAACCCTATCCAAACTGAGAGGCGGAGCGAATTCACACCGAGCCAAATTAGGCCATCTCGCACGAATAATTTCGGCAAAAAGCTGACCAAACTCAGGCTGCTCCTCATTTCGAATAACATCAACAACCGTGGCATCATTATACACATCGAACCGATTGCCGAACTGAGTAACTCCCGGATAAATTGTCGCCTTACAAGAAACCGTACTGCTCGCAAGCGTGCGAAAAATATCAAAGAAATCCGCGAGCGACGCCTCACGCCCAATATGGGCGGCATCATCAAAGAAAAGAACGATTCGCCTGCCCAACTGGCTCGAAAGATTCGCAACAGCCTGCTGAACAGCAGCAATCGTCACACTGGGCGAAAAATCGATGCCCCCGCCAACAAGACTCTCTTGAATCTTCCGAACAAGCAGTTCACAAAACAATCGCTCATAGTCCGCCCCGGACGTGCGCAACAGCGGAAGATGACGCAGACTCAAATAGACACCAAACGCCGGCGAGTCCGGCATCGACAATCTATGCGCAGCCGCAAGCATTAAAGCGCTTTTACCACTCCCTCGACCACCTTGAAGCAACACTGGCCCGTGCGAAATCAGCTTCGAGATCACCCGCTCATCGTTTCTTGAAAAACGATGCACCTCAAAGAAGGAGTCGGGTTCGCATTCTTCCGCCGCCAAAATGAGTTCGCTGCTGTCCATTATTGCCCTCCCACCCCATCAAGGTTGGCCCCTTGCTGCATTTGCTCCAACGCCGCGAGGACCTCGTCGGTTCCCACACAAAACGCGACGTGATCGCACATATTAAAAACAGACGAAATCACTGCGGTTATTTCAAGCACGCGCTGAAGCAGCTCAAACACTGTTTCGCGCGTAAAGAAGTTCTGCGAGGGAATCACAAGTTCGTGATGAACCCCCTTTGAGCACTCACTAAACGCGTTACCAAAACGAGTCCTCATACTAGCAACAAAGTTTTCTGGCTGTACGCGCCGCAGTGTGCGCACCCACTCTCCGCCCCTCTCCTCCGGCACACTATCGAGAAATCGTTCGAATGCAGGCTGCCAAAACACATGATCTTGATAGTCGCCCAAGAGCGCCCGAGTCATTCCAGCAAAATCGCGCTCACCGGTCCATAGTTTGTCAATTTTCTCCTCCGCCATTACGTCGCCAGTCCACTGGATGGCAGCACGCGTTCGGCGGTGTTTTGAGTAACTAGACTGCAATTGAATCTTGCGCAGCGTAAGAACCCGAAAAGGGTCTAGTCGAGCGATAAGCGCAGTTAACGCTACTTCCATGATACTGCGGCCAAGAAATGGACCGTACAGCACAGCACGCCGAGTTGCACTAGCATCAGTCTCAGCACCAAGCGCATCAACTTCATCAACGAGGTTTTCAAGAGAACTGCCTAAGTGACCAACAATCTCTGCCAAAGGGGATTCTCTCGCGGGTAGGCCACATGCCAGTCCGCGCAGCTTGCGAAGAGTAGGTTTTTCTGACGAGGGCATACGACCAGTATGCGATGCGCCTCAACCAAGAACCAGTACTTTGCATCAATGACCTACGGACTCAGGTCCTTAAGACTTTGCGGTGCCCCGTATCACATCTGCACGCGTGACTTTCGCCTATGCACAAAGAACTGTTCTCCTTGCTAGTTGGCATAGTGCTGGCAACCCCGCCTAGACCCGGCATGCCCCCATTCTCTCAAAGGTGCCTCAGTGCGCCGGGCTTCCTCGCGGCAAACATCGCCCCTCCAAGTCCTCAGGACTATTTCCAGATTCACCTGGGTGAAGTCGGTGGCAGGCGCGACAACACCATGACTAGCTAAACGTTCGCGTCCGCTAAAATCTGGCTAACCATCACCGTCCTTACGCGGCATGAGGGTCCTGTCATCAGGACTTTTTTGACAGGGTCCATCGCCGGACCGTCCCCGCTATAGCAGCCCTGTGCTCTCGTACACTAGAGAGGCCCCCCTTCACTCCGGCATACACACCCCCCACTTTTCGGTGTATCCCTGGCTCCCCCCAACGGGCTTCCCCCCGGCCCGGCCCTCCAGGAGCGCAGCCATGCACCACAGCCGACTCAGCACGTTCGTCCTCGACTGCAAGGTCGAGGACATCGACGCCGCCGCGCGGTTCTGGAGCGCGGCGCTGGGGCGGGCGGTGAAGCCGGCGGATCCGGACTCGCCCTCGTACCGCGAGCTGGAGGCGTCGGACGCGGAGCCCTCGCTGCTCCTCCAGCAGGTGAGCCACGAGAGCAGAATCCACCTGGACATCGAGTCGGACGACCTGGACGCGGAGCTGGAGCGGCTGGAGGCGCTGGGCGCGAAGCGCATCGCCTACGTGAAGCGCTGGTGGGTGATGGAGGCCCCCACCGGGCAGCGCTTCTGCATCGTCCGTCCGCAGCGCGGGCCTCTGGAAGGCCGCGCCAACGTGTGGGACGGCGAGGGCCGCTGAGAGAAGCGCCCTACCCCTGCGCCGGGCCCAGCGCGGCCTGGAGCAGGTCCAGAAGCCCCGGCCACGCCTCCGCGGACAGCCACAGCCCCTCCGGAGCGTGCGCCGCGGTCATCTTGAGCGAAGAGGACTCGAAGAGGCGGGCCGCCAGCGCGCCTTCCTTCGGCAGCTTTCCCTCCACCCGGAGCACCTGTCCGTCCCAGGCCAGCTCCGGCGGCAGCAGCCTGCGCGCCAGGGCCTGGAGCGCGGCCTTCCCGGCGCCCGTGCGCAGCGCGCCCATGAGCAGCGACGACGCGCCGGGGGACTCCTCCAGCTCCACCCGGCCCGGCGTGGAGAGCCACAGCGTGTAGCGCCCCTGCGCCAGCTCCACGCGCTGGGGGGTCGTCTCCACCCGCAGCTTCCAGCCCCGCACGTCCAGCCGCAGGTCGTACACGGCGGGGCCGCTGTCCCAGGAGCGCAGCGTCAAGCCCTTCACGTTGCGCAGCACGCCGCGCGACAGCGCCTCCACCCGCGCGTGGGACAGGCGCACCCGCCGGCCGGCGACGTCCACCGCCACCTCCCGGGCCAGCCCCTCCGGCAGGGCCGTGGCCCACGCGAGCGCCCCGTCCAGCATTCCCATCCACGACTGCCCCGCCATCGCGCGTCACTCCCGTGGGGCCCCTCCCGCCGCGGGGGGGCGCCCGTCGGGTGCACAATGGGGGACGCGGGCTCCCCGTGCAAAGCCTCCGCGCGGTGCTACGGTGCGCCCCGTGCCCCAGAGCGAGTCCCTGTCAGAGCGGGTGGAGCGGTTGGAGCTGCCCTTCAACGAATACGGTGTCGACCCGTACGGCATCTCGAAGAAGCACCTGAAGCTGGCGCTGGAGTTCTTCGCCTTCCTCTACCGGAACTACTTCCGGGTGCGCTGCACCGGCGTGCAACACATCCCCAAGACGGGCCGGGGCATGCTGGTGGGCAACCACTCCGGCGGCGTCGCGGTGGACGGGATGATGGTGCTCACCTCCACGATGCTGGAGATGGATCCGCCCCGGCTCGCCCAGGGCATGGTGGAGCGCTTCATCCACAAGTTCCCCGTGGCCTCGCTGTGGGCCAGCCGCACCGGCCAGTTCACCGGCCTGCCCGAGCACGCGGTGCGCCTCCTGGAGGACGACCGGCTCCTCATGATTTTTCCGGAAGGGGCCCGCGGCACCGCGAAGCTCTACCCGGACCGCTACTCGCTGGTGGACTTCGGCACGGGCTTCATCCGGCTGGCGCTCCAGACGCGCTCGCCCATCATCCCCTTCGCCTTCCTGGGCGGCGGCGCGGCCATCCCCACCATCACCAACGCGTACGCGTTAGGGAAGCTGATGGGCATGCCGTACATCCCGCTGACGCCGTACCTGCTGCCCATCCCGCTGCCGGTGGGTCTTGAGATCCACTACGGCGAGCCGCTCGTCTTCGAGGGCACGGGCGACGAGGAGGACCACGTCATCCAGGGCTACGTGGATCAGGTGAAGGCCCGCATCCAGCGGCTCATCGAAGACAACCGCGCCGAGCGCAACCTGCGCCGGACCCGGAGGCTGTTGCCATGAGGGTGTTGATTCCAGGCATCGCCGGCGGCATCGCACGCAGGCTGGCGCTGCGGCTGCGCGAGGGCGGCCACGAGGTCGCGGGCATCGACATCCGTCCGTGGCGGGACGCGCCCAAGGACATCCAGGTGCACCCGGTGGATGTCCGCAAGCGCGCCGCCGAGGACGTCTTCCGCCGCTGGAAGCCGGAGGCGGTGGTGCACATGGCCACGGTGACGGCGTTCACCGTGCCCGGCGGCGAGCGCGGCCGCATCAACCTGGATGGCACCAAGGCGCTGTTCGACCACTGCGCGACGCACGGCGTGAAGCAGGTGCTCTTCGTGGGCCGGCACACGTTCTACGGCGCGGCGCCGGACTCGCCCCTGTACCACTCCGAGGACGAACCCCCGCGCGCGCTGGAGGCCATCCCGGAATTGGCGGACCTGGTGGCCGCGGACCTGTACGCGGCGACGGCGCTGTGGCGCATGCCGGACGTCACCACCGCGGTGCTGCGGCTCGTGTACACGCTGGGCACGCCGGGCACGGGCACGCTCGCGAACCTGCTGCGCGGCAAGCGCGTGCCCATGGTGCTGGGCTACGACCCGCTCTTCCACGTGCTCCAGGAGGAAGACGTGGTGACGGCGCTGCAACTGGCGCTGGAGAAGAAGGTGCGCGGCATCTTCAACGTCGCGGGGCCCGCGCCGGTGCCGCTGTCGGTCATCATCCGGGGCACGGGCCGCACGCCGGTGCCGCTGCCCTCGCCGGTGCTGTCCATGCTGCTGGGCCGCGCGGGCTTCCCCCGGCTGTCGGTGGGGGCCACGGACCACCTGAGGTACCCCATCGTGGTGGACAACAAGCGCTTCCTGGAGGCCACGGGCTTCCAGTACGCCTACGACGAGGGCCGCATCCTGCGCGCCTACGCGGACGCGCTGCCGGTGGACCGGACGGGCCATGGTGGCTGAGAGCGTGGGCGCGTCTCCCGCCGCCTCGCCGGGCCTGCTGCGCCGGGTGGAGGCGGTGGTGTTCCTCACCGTGTTCCTGGACCTGGTGGGCTTCGGCATCGTCATCCCGATGCTGCCCTTCTACGTGCAGTCCATGGGCGGCTCGGCGCGCACGGTGGGCATCCTGCTGGGGTGTTTCAGCTTCACGCAGCTCCTGGCCACGCCGCTGCTCGGGCGGTACTCGGACCGGCACGGGCGCAGGTCCGTCATCCTGCTGAGCCTGCTGGCGAACGCGGTGGCGATGGCGCTGTTCGCGCTGGCCAGCTACCGGCTGATGCTGCCGCTCCTGTTCGCCTCGCGCATCCTCGCCGGGGCGACGTCCGGCAACATCGCCGCGTGTCAGGCGGCGCTCGCGGACGTGACGACGAAAGAGACGCGCGCGAGGGCCATGGGCCGCATCGGCGCGGGCATCGGCCTGGGCATGGTGCTGGGGCCCACGCTGGGCGGATTGTTTTCAGGCCTGGGCCCCTGGGTGCCACCGCTGCTCGCGGGAGGGCTGGCGCTGGTGGGCTTCGTGGGCGCGCTCGTCGCGATGCCGGAGACGCACCCGGTGGAGAAGCGCGTGGCGGCGAAATCCCAGTCGCGCTGGTCCGCGATGCAGGACCCGTCCCGGCGCAAGGCATTGGGGATGGTGCTGGGGTTGTTCTTCGCCGTCTTCCTGTCCATGACCACACTGCAGGTGGCGTTCGCGCTGCTGGTGCAGGCGCGGCTGGGCTGGGGCTCCAAGGAAGTGGGCTACACGTTCGCGGTGGTGGGCGGGCTGGGCATGGTCATCCAGGGCGGGCTCATTGGTCCGCTGTCGCGCGCGGCGGGTGAGTTCCGGCTGCTCATCACCGGCGCGCTGCTCATGGCGTCCGGCATGGCGCTGCTCGCGGTGGCGTATCAGGCGGTGCCGATGATGGCCGCCGTGGTGCTGGTGGGCGTGGGCACGGGCTTCTTGCAGCCGTTGATTTCCAGCCAGGCCTCGCAGGTCGCCCCGCCGTCGCAGCAGGGCGCCGTGCTGGGTCTGGCGCAGTCGTGCGGCGGACTGGCCCGCACGGTGGGTCCGGTGGCGAGCGGCTGGATGTATGCGTCCTGGAGCACCCAGGCCCCGTTCCTGACGGGCATGGTCTCCGCGCTCGCGGCGGCGGGGTTGAGCGTGTTGCTCCGTCGGGAAACCCGCGACGACGCGGGACGCTAAAGCCTTTCAGACCCACCCGGGTCCCTTCCTTCCCGGAATGCCATACCTCCTTTGGGGGGCTTGTCTTCACCCGACCCGGGGGAGCAGGCTTTTCTTCACGAGGGGCGGTGAAGGCATCCCCCTCGCGGGGGGTTGTGCTTGCCATTGGCGGGAGAGGTCGCGCTGCTGGATGCGTTGGACCGCCAGGCCCGGCGCCGGGCGGAGGGCATCGCGACCCTGAGCGTGCTGGAGGGACCGGAGACCCTGGGGGGGAGCCTCTGGAACCAGTGGGCCGCGAGGCACGGTCAGGGGGTGGTGGAGGTCTCCGGGGAGGACCCGCATGCGGCGGCGCTCGGCTGGGCTCGGGCGCTGGCGGCGACCCGGGACCTGGGGGCGGACGCGGAGGCGCTGGCGACGTTCAGCCTGACGGCGGCGAATCCCAGACACACGCCGGTGTTCCGGGGAAAGACAGCGCATGAGCGGCGCGTGTTGTTGGACGCGGTGCCGCCGCCCGCGATGTTGCCGGAAGCCACCTGGGCGCTGTGCCGGGAGCTGGTGATTCACCGGGAGGCGGCGGAGCCCGGGGCATTGCCAGACGCGGTGCGCACGGCGCTCCAGAAGAACCCGGGCACGGGGCTGCGCGCGCTGCATGCGCTGGTGCCGCCCGGGAAGGCGCCGGTGGCGCGGGTGGCCGCGGGGCCCGCGCCCTCGTGCCCGGGGCTCACGCTGGCGGCGAAGTTGAGCAGCGCGGTGCCGTCGCTCGCGGTGGCGTGCGTGGTGTCCAGCGAGGCGCTGGAGGCGTTCCTGGCGGGCGGGGAGACGCGGCTGAAGGCGCTGGTGCGCGAGGGCGTGCTGACGGTGCCGGAGCCGGCGTCGGCGGCAGTGGGGGCGGTGGCGAAACTCGAGGAACTGGAGCGGCAGGGAGCCTCCGAGACGCGACGAGCGCAGGCAGCCGAGGTGGCGCTGGCGGCGCATACCGGCGCGAGCAACCTGTCCGAGGACAGGGTCCGGAGCACCTACGAGGCCTATCTCCGCGACCGGCTCGCGGAGCACCCGACCACGGCAGGCGTCTTCAAGCTCAATGCCCCTGTCGACACAGGAGGACCTCGCCCGTGGGTGGTGGACTTCCTGAGCCGGGAGCTGCGGCTCGCGGTGGAGCTCGACGGCTACTACCACTTCAGTGACCGGGACCGGTTCCGGCGCGACCGGCGCAAGGACCTGGATCTGCAACGCGCTGGCTACTGGGTCTACCGCATCCACGGAGACGACCTGGTGCCCCGGCTCGAAGAAATCCTCCAGACCCTCAACACCCTGATCGATGCCCGCAGGCGTGAGCTTGCAGAGCGGGAGCGCTGACATGAATACCGACACCTCCGATAGCCGGCTTCAAGGCCTTGCCCTCGCATGGCTGGCGACACGCACTGAGAAGAAGCCGGGAACACGCAACGACCTGGCGAAGACGCTGCATGGCTTCGTGGAGCACCGCTGGAGCCGGGGAGAGTGGAACGAGCGGTTCGACTCCCTGATGGAGCAACTCCTGGGCGCGGGGCTCGTGC comes from Corallococcus macrosporus and encodes:
- a CDS encoding catalase family protein, whose translation is MSESESQQAPSGYVRYRDDVEAVELDEAEVIEKLIAAMLEGMALTRPKHGRTVRAAHAKAHGLVKGELRVLEGLPAHLRQGLFAQARTYPVVARLSHVPGDLDDDRRVSGPRGMALKVLGVDGLGPMLPGHAGETTQDLLLDTGKVFNAVGPKAFLAQIAPVEHLAPRTPQAVKGVVSAVSLATNTGLGTVGAHSAVLDFFGHPFLHPLGEPYYSQAPLRYGDFIAKLNVVPDSPGLQALKDAKLDVRDFDGLRQAVVAFFREHPAEFVMGVQLCTDLTRMPVENANAEWPESESPYQPVARLVLPAQDAYDPALQDAVDEAMLFSPSHSLAAHRPLGGIMRARMAVYEAVGRARREQNGQPVKEPRGADDLP
- a CDS encoding DUF559 domain-containing protein, encoding MPLAGEVALLDALDRQARRRAEGIATLSVLEGPETLGGSLWNQWAARHGQGVVEVSGEDPHAAALGWARALAATRDLGADAEALATFSLTAANPRHTPVFRGKTAHERRVLLDAVPPPAMLPEATWALCRELVIHREAAEPGALPDAVRTALQKNPGTGLRALHALVPPGKAPVARVAAGPAPSCPGLTLAAKLSSAVPSLAVACVVSSEALEAFLAGGETRLKALVREGVLTVPEPASAAVGAVAKLEELERQGASETRRAQAAEVALAAHTGASNLSEDRVRSTYEAYLRDRLAEHPTTAGVFKLNAPVDTGGPRPWVVDFLSRELRLAVELDGYYHFSDRDRFRRDRRKDLDLQRAGYWVYRIHGDDLVPRLEEILQTLNTLIDARRRELAERER
- a CDS encoding MFS transporter → MVAESVGASPAASPGLLRRVEAVVFLTVFLDLVGFGIVIPMLPFYVQSMGGSARTVGILLGCFSFTQLLATPLLGRYSDRHGRRSVILLSLLANAVAMALFALASYRLMLPLLFASRILAGATSGNIAACQAALADVTTKETRARAMGRIGAGIGLGMVLGPTLGGLFSGLGPWVPPLLAGGLALVGFVGALVAMPETHPVEKRVAAKSQSRWSAMQDPSRRKALGMVLGLFFAVFLSMTTLQVAFALLVQARLGWGSKEVGYTFAVVGGLGMVIQGGLIGPLSRAAGEFRLLITGALLMASGMALLAVAYQAVPMMAAVVLVGVGTGFLQPLISSQASQVAPPSQQGAVLGLAQSCGGLARTVGPVASGWMYASWSTQAPFLTGMVSALAAAGLSVLLRRETRDDAGR
- a CDS encoding VOC family protein, translating into MHHSRLSTFVLDCKVEDIDAAARFWSAALGRAVKPADPDSPSYRELEASDAEPSLLLQQVSHESRIHLDIESDDLDAELERLEALGAKRIAYVKRWWVMEAPTGQRFCIVRPQRGPLEGRANVWDGEGR
- a CDS encoding ATP-binding protein, coding for MDSSELILAAEECEPDSFFEVHRFSRNDERVISKLISHGPVLLQGGRGSGKSALMLAAAHRLSMPDSPAFGVYLSLRHLPLLRTSGADYERLFCELLVRKIQESLVGGGIDFSPSVTIAAVQQAVANLSSQLGRRIVLFFDDAAHIGREASLADFFDIFRTLASSTVSCKATIYPGVTQFGNRFDVYNDATVVDVIRNEEQPEFGQLFAEIIRARWPNLARCEFAPPLSLDRVAGFLAQSVVGNMRGFVFACNDVIDNLSGESVGLKALGDTMLRLATNYYWPLFEEVAPKLGKYVPMVDPSREIAEAIFQESGAKGRRSVLVHRDIISRLSKPFEILEYVGFVSRREASRAMKSGGRGTRFVLNLCNLLEQVPGSRLTSEIFERWHEREEPIGYHVRGSKLSSIELPLLAEDADLLIFNEPVEKLAKSRAYPYGLTSQKIAVLREAGIVTVGQLANASEYQLKQLDSVGDATLQRFRNVVAQAIWM
- a CDS encoding lysophospholipid acyltransferase family protein — its product is MRPVPQSESLSERVERLELPFNEYGVDPYGISKKHLKLALEFFAFLYRNYFRVRCTGVQHIPKTGRGMLVGNHSGGVAVDGMMVLTSTMLEMDPPRLAQGMVERFIHKFPVASLWASRTGQFTGLPEHAVRLLEDDRLLMIFPEGARGTAKLYPDRYSLVDFGTGFIRLALQTRSPIIPFAFLGGGAAIPTITNAYALGKLMGMPYIPLTPYLLPIPLPVGLEIHYGEPLVFEGTGDEEDHVIQGYVDQVKARIQRLIEDNRAERNLRRTRRLLP
- a CDS encoding PA14 domain-containing protein, which produces MAPSPRSRALVRACLVLPLCSLASCGDVREPTPDTRVTVARGAVTAELAATRIEDSGFDYPWQVNDGNEGLGAWGAGDNAFVGYDLGTLKQVREVWSLGDQAYRFHVQLFDASWSQTGWYDCDLDGSVIQWKACDIPDTNARFVYVRYRTNTSGSWVQEVNILGDAAGPSELPIPTGAFRGTYFSDPNLTTRAFQRQDAAIQFSWGTGSPGTGVGVDSFSVRWEGDWNFASAGTYRFSTTSDDGSRISVDGALVVDHWSDHSATTRTGDVTLTAGTHRVKVEYYEATGDASAQVGWTLQSGSTPGVGGVPNPPTGWVLDLQDDFNSLDWNKWKQWQTNVPLNHTVMVMNTQSQCVTVNGQLEMRARKRNDGSGIWDGCYLDQGTWWDEQNWRPAHPGYADYQVSFKADLPPGIGTGMYFLMWPIAESWGGTPWPPELDIVELPNNDGTNVMTTWHWDPDNKQSEIRPTVDRRNGKQWVYTARRVGNDIRMWIGDPATNAIREIPLPAAFSNNPDYKRMLVGMANFVASTWALTGSGSAFWYGDANTTGSTAWTARIDYVKVWKPGPGMSGQ
- a CDS encoding SDR family oxidoreductase, producing the protein MRVLIPGIAGGIARRLALRLREGGHEVAGIDIRPWRDAPKDIQVHPVDVRKRAAEDVFRRWKPEAVVHMATVTAFTVPGGERGRINLDGTKALFDHCATHGVKQVLFVGRHTFYGAAPDSPLYHSEDEPPRALEAIPELADLVAADLYAATALWRMPDVTTAVLRLVYTLGTPGTGTLANLLRGKRVPMVLGYDPLFHVLQEEDVVTALQLALEKKVRGIFNVAGPAPVPLSVIIRGTGRTPVPLPSPVLSMLLGRAGFPRLSVGATDHLRYPIVVDNKRFLEATGFQYAYDEGRILRAYADALPVDRTGHGG